A genome region from Larimichthys crocea isolate SSNF unplaced genomic scaffold, L_crocea_2.0 scaffold319, whole genome shotgun sequence includes the following:
- the lonrf2 gene encoding LON peptidase N-terminal domain and RING finger protein 2, with the protein METGVRSHQGELFVHPLSNPGATGICPEMLEVAEECSRAGDFSLAAEIYSSQLADLQQPDRGLCLRKADSLARAGRVSEALDSYCTAASLGKLRPEELTLLVETIARTLREKELGILGQGKGSGSSSSGEDGAGSDGECCEDEELDLFSCRLCKCLLHEPTTAECGHTFCKRCLEEDSVRECVHCKQKLSSRDGLPNGRRLNVVLSGLLDKLFATESQARRLWVEGEVLWKNQSLPEALEKYNAAVDLVPSSGRLLYQRAELHMEMRNFSQAVQDASSLCRIKPLWTKAHCLKATALSKAGRNDEALQEYFLCVALKPDWTKVKLEAQKVLSELFSSVFENEDLPTPLHPLQGGLTTRLIKPPALLRSLRPLTQRPGSSSQDSEFSVTKSFPVDDSSSRLSAPCPSKSDHAAGEDSTKSLAGVLAALPAPPGGIKRKHSGDGPSAIFGPPAKLLRPDEASGIQKATVCGGRVVAAELMDSGDMECSLCMRLFYEPVATPCGHTFCLRCLERCLDHNSNCPLCKENLSEYLATRGYNKTLLMEEVLQRYLGDELMERKKIHEEEMKELSNLNQEVPIFVCTMAFPTIPCPLHVFEPRYRLMIRRSMETGTKQFGMCIADELKGFADYGCMLRVRDVKFFPDGRSVVDTIGVSRFKVLSHGQRDGYNTAKIEYLEDKKVEAEELVELLKMHDSVYEQANSWFTSLKDNMKSQILSHFGHLPSKDPDPQASPSGPAWCWWLLAVLPLENRAQLTILAMTSLKDRLIAIRRVLIFVTRKRPR; encoded by the exons atggagacggGAGTAAGGTCTCACCAGGGCGAGCTGTTCGTCCACCCGCTCTCCAACCCCGGGGCTACGGGCATCTGCCCCGAAATGCTGGAGGTGGCCGAGGAGTGCAGCAGGGCCGGGGACTTTAGCCTGGCTGCGGAGATCTACAGCTCCCAGCTCGCAGACCTCCAGCAGCCGGACAGGGGCTTGTGTCTGAGAAAGGCCGACTCTCTGGCTCGCGCCGGGCGGGTGTCCGAGGCGCTGGACTCGTACTGCACGGCGGCGAGCCTGGGCAAGCTGCGCCCGGAGGAGCTGACCCTGCTGGTGGAAACCATCGCCCGGACTCTCCGCGAGAAAGAGCTGGGCATCCTCGGACAGGGCAaaggcagcggcagcagcagcagcggggaAGACGGGGCTGGAAGTGACGGAGAGTGCTGCGAGGATGAAGAGCTGGACCTGTTCTCCTGTCGCCTCTGCAAGTGTCTGCTCCACGAGCCCACCACCGCGGAGTGTGGACACACTTTCTGCAAACGCTGCCTGGAGGAGGACTCCGTCAGAGAGTGTGTGCACTGCAAACAGAAGCTGAGCAGCAGAGACGGACTGCCAAACGGCCGCAGGTTAAACGTGGTGCTCAGCGGCCTGCTGGATAAACTATTCGCCACTGAGAGCCAAGCGAGGAGGCTGTGGGTGGAGGGAGAGGTTTTGTGGAAGAACCAGAGCCTGCCTGAGGCCCTGGAGAAGTACAACGCAGCGGTGGATTTAG TGCCCTCTTCAGGCAGACTGCTGTATCAGCGGGCTGAGTTGCACATGGAGATGAGGAACTTCAGTCAGGCAGTGCAGGACGCCAGCAGCCTCTGTAGGATCAAACCTCTCTGGACGAAG GCTCACTGTCTGAAAGCCACGGCGCTGAGTAAAGCAGGCCGGAATGACGAGGCCCTACAGGAATACTTTCTGTGTGTGGCCCTAAAGCCAGACTGGACCAAAGTCAAACTGGAGGCTCAGAAG gTCCTCAGCGAGCTGTTCTCTTCTGTGTTTGAGAACGAGGACCTGCCGACGCCGCTGCACCCGCTGCAGGGGGGATTGACCACCCGCCTCATCAAACCCCCTGCTTTGCTCAGGTCCCTGAGGCCACTCACGCAGAGACCCGGATCCTCCTCACAG GACTCAGAGTTCAGCGTGACTAAAAGCTTTCCAGTGGACGACTCATCCTCCAGACTGTCTGCTCCCTGTCCCAGTAAATCGGACCACGCCGCAGGGGAGGACAGCACCAAGAGTCTAGCTGGCGTTCTGGCTGCGCTGCCGGCGCCCCCTGGTGGCATCAAGAGGAAACACAGTGGAGACGGACCCTCGGCAATCTTTGGCCCTCCTGCCAAACTGCTCAGACCTG ACGAGGCAAGCGGCATCCAGAAGGCCACGGTGTGTGGAGGGAGGGTGGTCGCTGCTGAGCTGATGGACAGCGGGGACATGGAGTGTTCACTCTGCATGAG ATTGTTCTATGAGCCGGTGGCCACTCCCTGTGGTCACACTTTCTGTCTCAGATGCCTGGAGCGCTGCCTGGACCACAACTCCAACTGCCCCCTGTGCAAGGAGAATCTGTCCGAG TATCTGGCTACTAGGGGCTACAACAAGACCCTGCTGATGGAAGAAGTGCTGCAGCGTTACCTAGGAGACGAgctgatggagaggaagaaaatccatgaagaggagatgaaggagctCTCCAA CCTGAACCAGGAAGTCCCCATCTTCGTGTGCACCATGGCCTTCCCCACCATCCCCTGCCCGCTGCACGTGTTTGAGCCCCGCTACCGCCTCATGATCCGCCGCTCCATGGAGACGGGCACCAAGCAGTTCGGCATGTGCATAGCAGACGAACTCAAAGGCTTTGCAGACTACGGCTGCATGCTGCGG GTACGGGACGTGAAGTTCTTTCCAGATGGCCGTTCGGTGGTTGACACCATCGGCGTGTCGCGGTTCAAGGTCCTCAGCCACGGCCAGAGAGACGGCTACAACACCGCCAAGATCGAGTATCTGGAAGACAAGAAG GTGGAGGCGGAGGAGCTGGTGGAGCTTCTGAAGATGCACGACTCTGTGTATGAACAGGCCAACAGCTGGTTCACCTCACTGAAAGACAACATGAAGAGCCAGATCCTCAGCCACTTTGGACACCTTCCCAGCAAAGACCCCGACCCTCAG GCCAGTCCAAGTGGTCCAGCCTGGTGCTGGTGGCTGCTCGCTGTCCTTCCGTTGGAGAACCGAGCCCAGCTCACTATCTTGGCCATGACTTCCCTCAAGGACCGCCTCATCGCCATCCGCAGGGTGCTCATCTTCGTAACGCGCAAGAGGCCGCGGTAA